One Hippoglossus hippoglossus isolate fHipHip1 chromosome 13, fHipHip1.pri, whole genome shotgun sequence genomic window carries:
- the cep295 gene encoding centrosomal protein of 295 kDa isoform X1 gives MKRKLVKLRPSPNEEARIIREEHERRRKLRIQQVREQQRHIAQQIRQAVEQRRQRELELLGEQLRRDWERQQQEKLHALQRLYQDSLQLLGQGHRSAKENEPDLAAIAQREEENHAKADQRYREALKELKSQRLKEHERQSQLVSSRRKALQTEKERSAKVVRLPPPPPNPVQNIDYKKPHVVKKSDVSAFAATHYNMPESTVDREEDTQQMNAHEEAELEVRRQQELQREETRRREEQLEKARLRGRQALKREQLVQDRERLLVELEHMQQTDLLRRRQQVSQMPPQIFQPLYKRQETRDDFQREIEFAFEDMYTGERRVKGDLVVQLAPEPLPALSTGSQDQELDVTLDEITTPEQEAESNEQETSAQVGPSKPAPRRALKKLLDRIRGQRNQWSEHSSRVSPADSPTVMTDQIPERDTTIETGSLTSEEKNQPAPIELLQPVLSPPDKTSTIVSSLETSEPSPAANTRLPDELANRIQDFGEERKKREEELEREKQQQVVLLQELEKQKVKLEQMLLEAQQEREHLKAAAGTQEVDLNQSDVTDQDQEVASVPTGPATELEPPAGEDDHHRRIREYQQRLLEQNRVHQKSVEVARQRLEEYQRALRIRYSMTSPLLLSAVVPPGHPPLHSTQPLHLPTPRPLTTTPAVPSFIHNKPLTSIEVPTRESDILASPPRLPGSSLSSGSKLLPEEVESRSNRSRNQRPDVSSWLTDNIMERVTEHLPQRVRPSSLTTEPPPHKLFTTRPSTNIPLQRSSDPIQATSPSIWDDAPLVPAPAEVQPGILLSSRRDDKGRQRRELQEFQRRVQEQREAVDLQQEEERRRGELQEVQRREVELQEFQRREVELQEVQRREVELQEFQRREVELQEFRRRVQERREAVDLQQEEEQRRGELQEVQRHMQEQRREVELQEFQRHVQQQREAVELQQEEERQRGELQEVQRRMQEQREAVELQQEEERRRREDEMEQMRRQKETLKALIQTDAQPVPDAPSEELVSENTGQTRLRLLAFLLRAIEESNEGTLSRLQDPDNREASPHLPPCGSDPIAQTSVPAPASVLLPELLPPPVRAAKPPVTRIRLGIMEATEQHELSAIQEVETSVNNGKITGPEKNLNVPSHAVNWDPQEESDLSVSSDRTLDTPSVSSSGKRTVDSSSSFGTNSETSQHHIWRERLLTGAVTSSESDSVLRMISPPSSDSGRGADFSGPAATSHRSFTESPLRPPDPDCLSSTSISTGSYITTDPEQNVNTDKSSPVALCEEHGADVLDVSSPTGQFSFIKDTSAARRHGAAVQTLFNDGSIQRIIDRYTRELDFSLSSAGRATDSEASYVDEPGSLVGASETRAEGEGRQTRPSGTRTQRDLDRDFTVHPIQDHFPGDTSSQAEDSFRPLIGQLAEQSSCLAADQRDSAMERLVGQPSAHSSMIGQLPVSVGQGGWDSTVSRMIGRLSHRSSSNGQSGWQDASQLMGPMVAEQSTTWLDEVQEESQMRPLVGEPDTDQHSGVSGERTHMDPSVPAEASVPSHPVSPPEASSHRATVPAASPHPQDQMPQNQTSPMDLDPERTDVFLGSDSFHPLLAEVTHNDTADPSMTFHLLAHKGPSSPELTSEERSVSSRPEGSDTRSDSSVESDPSPERLRSENPASHELLQDQTQESALVLEDTTSADVELTALSLSNLTMRDEAPAADTSQPAGGAAGGSCSAERFRDSVQFSDVCEEMTSEPGSNLRKDIPLFHKIMEAACEKGILEQSEITLVSVTDEDTTITEEEEVCEENNPDEEGQNSEETEGEESTLLPEDGAQTHPVMVLDAHWDLSRRLQDVNEQKRRALIQRSSRRVEGIKAKVALNKNRAESEAREEESELRLQTDESKDGESETSAFIQERKGQPPPPASASVLKEVKIYGPEQRKRDVSEMYQRTQRLFHQLEEVKQQKTIRSRQEASAQNRLKAKEFHKKTLEKLRAKQTQQ, from the exons atgaagaggaaactgGTGAAACTGAGACCGAGCCCCAACGAGGAGGCTCGGATCATAAGAGAAGAACACGAGAGGAGGCGGAAGCTGCGGATACAGCAG GTGCGGGAGCAGCAGCGACACATCGCTCAGCAGATCCGACAGGCGGTGGAGCAGAGGCGGCAGcgggagctggagctgctgggggAGCAGCTGCGGCGGGACTgggagcggcagcagcaggagaagctcCACGCGCTGCAGAGGCTGTACCAGGACAGTCTCCAGCTGCTGGGACAGGGACACAGGAGCGCGAAGGAAAAT GAACCCGACTTGGCAGCCATTgctcagagggaggaggaaaatcACGCCAAAGCAGATCAGCGTTATCGAGAAGCCCTGAAGGAGCTGAAATCACAGAGACTCAAAGAACATGAGAGACAAAGCCA ACTCGTCAGTTCCAGGAGGAAGGCACTGCAGACAGAAAAGGAGAGATCAGCAAAGGTGGTCCGGCTCCCACCGCCTCCCCCCAACCCCGTTCAG AACATCGATTATAAGAAGCCACACGTGGTGAAGAAATCTGATGTGAGCGCCTTCGCTGCCACACATTACAACATGCCAGAGAGCACagtggacagagaggaagacacaCAGCAG ATGAATGCTCATGAGGAAGCTGAGCTGgaggtgaggagacagcaggagctgcagagggaggaaacgaggaggagagaggagcagcttgAGAAGGCTCGTCTCAGGGGGAGGCAGGCCCTGAAGAGGGAACAGCTCGTACAG GATCGTGAGCGCTTGCTTGTTGAACTGGAGCACATGCAGCAGACCGAcctgctgaggaggagacagcaggTGTCACAGATGCCTCCTCAGATCTTCCAGCCTCTCTACAAGAGACAGGAGACGAGGGACGACTTCCAGAGGGAGATTGAGTTTGCCTTTGAGGACATGTACACAGGAGAGAGGA gggtcaaaggtgacCTGGTGGTCCAGCTGGCTCCGGAGCCCCTCCCAGCTCTGTCCACAGGCAGCCAGGACCAAGAGCTGGACGTCACTCTGGATGAAATCACCACACCGGAGCAAGAGGCTGAGAGCAATGAGCAGGAAACATCCGCTCAAG TGGGACCGTCCAAACCTGCTCCTCGGCGGGCGTTGAAGAAACTCCTGGATCGTatcagaggtcagaggaacCAGTGGAGTGAACACAGCAGTCGTGTGTCTCCAGCTGATTCACCGACTGTCATGACGGATCAGATCCCGGAGCGCGACACCACCATCGAGACCGGCTCCCTGACCAGCGAGGAGAAGAACCAGCCAGCTCCCATCGAGCTCCTGCAGCCGGTTCTCTCACCACCAGATAAAACATCCACGATCGTCAGCT CACTGGAGACGTCAGAGCCGTCACCTGCAGCAAATACTCGACTTCCTGATGAACTCGCAAACAGAATCCAAGACTTTGGAGAAGAACGAAAGAAAAGG gaggaggagcttgagagggagaagcagcagcaggtggtttTGCTGCAGGAGCTTGAAAAGCAGAAGGTCAAACTGGAGCAGATGCTGCTGGAGGCTCAGCAGGAGAGGGAACATCTGAAAGCTGCTGCTGGGACGCAGGAAGTGGATTTGAACCAATCAGACGTAACTGACCAGGATCAGGAAGTGGCCTCAGTCCCCACTGGTCCAGCAACTGAG CTGGAGCCCCCTGCAGGTGAAGATGACCACCACCGGAGGATCAGAGAATATCAACAACGGCTGCTGGAACAAAACAG agtTCACCAGAAGTCCGTGGAAGTGGCTCGCCAGCGTCTGGAGGAATACCAGCGAGCTCTGCGAATTCGTTACAGCATGACCTCCCCATTGTTGCTGTCCGCTGTCGTACCTCCAGGTCACCCACCGCTGCACAGCACTCAGCCGCTGCATCTTCCAACCCCTCGACCTCTAACTACAACTCCTGCAGTCCCATCATTCATCCATAATAAACCACTAACCTCAATAGAAGTTCCCACTAGAGAGTCTGACATTCTGGCTTCACCTCCACGTCTTCCTGGCTCCAGTTTGAGCTCTGGTTCCAAGCTGCTGCCTGAGGAAGTGGAATCTCGCTCAAATCGTTCAAGGAACCAAAGACCAGATGTGAGCTCCTGGCTCACCGACAACATAATGGAGAGAGTAACCGAGCACCTTCCACAGAGGGTGAGACCCTCCTCGCTCACCACAGAGCCTCCGCCTCACAAACTGTTCACAACACGTCCCTCAACCAACATCCCACTCCAGCGATCCTCTGATCCCATCCAGGCCACCAGCCCGAGCATCTGGGATGATGCACCTCTGGTTCCCGCCCCTGCAGAGGTTCAGCCCGGGATCCTGTTGAGCTCCAGAAGGGACGACAAGGGGAGGCAGAGGCGAGAGCTGCAGGAGTTCCAGAGGCGTgtgcaggagcagagggaggcagTAGACCTGCAGCAAGAAGAGGAGAGGCGGAGGggagagctgcaggaggtgcAGAGACGGGAAGTAGAGCTGCAGGAGTTCCAGAGACGGGAAGTAGAGTTGCAGGAGGTGCAGAGACGGGAAGTAGAGCTGCAGGAGTTCCAGAGACGGGAAGTAGAGTTGCAGGAGTTCCGGAGACGCGTGCAGGAGCGGAGGGAGGCAGTAGACCTGCAgcaagaagaggagcagaggaggggagagctgcaggaggtgcAGAGACACATGCAGGAGCAGAGACGGGAAGTAGAGCTGCAGGAGTTCCAGAGACatgttcagcagcagagggaggcagTAGAGCTGCAGcaagaagaggagaggcagaggggagagctgcaggaggtgcAGAGACGAatgcaggagcagagggaggcggTAGAGCTGCAGCAAGAAGAGGAGAGGCGGAGGCGGGAAGATGAGATGGAGCAGATGAGGCGGCAGAAGGAGACGTTAAAGGCTTTGATTCAAACTGATGCACAA CCAGTTCCAGACGCTCCCAGTGAAGAGCTGGTTTCAGAGAACACGGGTCAGACTCGCCTCAGATTACTTGCGTTCCTGCTGAGAGCGATCGAGGAGTCTAACGAAGGAACGTTATCACGCCTCCAAGACCCTGACAACAGGGAGGCTTCCCCTCACCTACCACCGTGTGGCAGTG atcCCATCGCTCAGACCAGTGTTCCTGCTCCAGCGTCCGTCCTCCTGCCAGaactcctcccccctcctgtcCGAGCAGCGAAGCCCCCAGTGACCCGCATCCGACTGGGAATCATGGAGGCGACTGAGCAACACGAGCTCAGTGCGATTCAAGAGGTGGAGACGTCCGTCAATAACGGCAAAATCACAG GCCCAGAGAAGAACCTGAACGTACCATCACATGCTGTAAACTGGGATCCGCAGGAGGAATCAGATTTGTCCGTCTCATCTGACAGAACTCTGGACACGCCCTCTGTGTCCAGCAGCGGGAAACGGACGGTTGACAGCTCGAGCAGCTTCGGGACAAACTCGGAGACGTCCCAGCATCACatctggagagagagactgctgACGGGAGCAGTAACATCTTCAGAGTCTG ATTCAGTCCTGAGAATGATCTCGCCTCCTTCGTCTGACTCTGGGAGAGGAGCCGACTTCTCTGGTCCGGCAGCCACAAGCCACAGATCCTTCACCGAG tctccCCTCAGGCCTCCTGATCCTGACTGCCTCTCCTCCACCAGCATCTCCACCGGCAGCTACATCACCACCGATCCTGAGCAAAACGTAAACACTG acAAATCCTCACCTGTCGCACTCTGTGAGGAACATGGAGCTGATGTTCTCGACGTCTCCTCTCCGACCGGTCAATTCTCCTTCATTAAGGACACGTCAGCTGCACGTCGTCATGGTGCCGCTGTTCAAACTCTGTTTAACGACGGCAGCATTCAGCGCATTATCGACCGATACACGAGGGAGCTCGACTTCTCCCTCAGCTCCGCTGGGAGAGCGACAG ACAGTGAAGCCTCGTATGTGGACGAGCCCGGATCTCTGGTTGGAGCCTCGGAGACGAGAGCAGAGGGCGAAGGTCGTCAGACTCGTCCCTCGGGGACTCGGACACAACGTGACCTG GATCGAGACTTCACTGTCCATCCAATCCAGGATCACTTCCCAGGTGACACCTCATCACAGGCTGAGGACTCGTTCAggcctctgattggccagctggcagAGCAGTCCTCCTGCCTCGCTGCGGACCAGAGGGACTCGGCCATGGAGCGACTGGTCGGTCAACCGTCGGCTCACTCGTCCATGATCGGTCAGCTTCCAGTGAGCGTGGGTCAAGGTGGATGGGATTCCACTGTGAGTCGGATGATTGGTCGACTCTCCCATCGGTCCAGCTCTAATGGTCAGAGCGGCTGGCAGGACGCGAGTCAGCTGATGGGGCCGATGGTGGCGGAGCAGTCGACCACGTGGTTGGATGAAGTTCAGGAGGAAAGCCAGATGAGGCCGCTGGTTGGGGAGCCGGATACCGATCAGCACAGTGGAGTGTCAG GTGAACGGACCCACATGGATCCCAGTGTCCCAGCGGAGGCCAGTGTCCCGTCACACCCAGTGTCTCCTCCTGAAGCGTCGTCACACCGTGCCACTGTCCCGGCTGCGAGTCCACATCCACAGGACCAGATGCCACAGAACCAAACCAGTCCAATGGACCTGGACCCCGAGAGGACAGACG tttttctagGCTCCGACTCTTTCCACCCGCTGCTGGCTGAGGTCACCCACAACGACACAGCCGACCCCTCCATGACCTTTCACCTGCTCGCACACAAAGGGCCGTCCTCACCTGAGCTGACCAGTGAGGAGCGCAGTGTTTCCTCCCGTCCTGAAGGGTCTGACACTCGCAGTGATTCCTCTGTCGAGTCCGACCCGTCGCCTGAACGCCTTCGCTCAGAGAATCCTGCCTCACACGAACTCCTCCAGGACCAAACCCAGGAATCTGCCCTCGTGCTGGAAGACACCACGAGTGCAGACGTGGAGCTGACGGCTCTGAGTCTGTCAAATTTAACCATGCGTGATGAAGCACCTGCTGCAGACACATCGCAGccagcaggaggcgctgcagGAGGGAGCTGCTCTGCTGAAAGGTTTCGGGATTCAGTTCAATTCAGTGACGTTTGTGAAGAAATGACTTCTGAGCCGGGCTCCAACCTGAGGAAGGATATTCCCCTCTTCCATAAGATCATG GAAGCGGCCTGTGAGAAGGGGATCCTGGAGCAGTCGGAGATAACACTGGTGAGTGTGACAGACGAAGACACGACCAtcactgaggaagaggaggtttgTGAAGAGAACAATCCAGATGAGGAAGGACAGAACAGCGAAGAGACAGAG GGGGAAGAATCCACATTGTTACCGGAGGACGGAGCTCAAACTCATCCAG TGATGGTCCTGGACGCTCACTGGGATCTGAGCAGACGCCTGCAGGACGTGAACGAGCAGAAGCGCAGAGCTCTGATCCAGAGATCCTCTCGCAGGGTGGAAGGCATCAAGGCCAAAGTGGCTCTGAACAAGAATCGAGCTGAatctgaagccagagaagaggAATCCGAACTTCGACTTCAAACTGACGAGTCAAAGGACGGAGAGAGTGAAAcgtctgctttcatccaggaGAGAAAGGGTCAGCCTCCACCTCCAG CGAGCGCCTCCGTGCTGAAAGAGGTGAAGATCTACGGCCCAGAGCAAAGGAAGCGGGACGTTAGTGAGATGTACCAGAGAACTCAGAG ACTGTTCcatcagctggaggaggtgaagcagcagaaaaccaTCCGGAGCCGACAGGAAGCTTCCGCACAAAACCGACTGAAGGCCAAAGAATTccacaag AAAACTTTAGAGAAGCTTCGAGCCAAGCAGACGCAGCAGTGA